Proteins found in one Scomber scombrus chromosome 15, fScoSco1.1, whole genome shotgun sequence genomic segment:
- the smtna gene encoding smoothelin-like protein 1 — MESKPDGGPAVSNSPSGSLTSQELAAIEDEEVLNKMLDNTEDFEQRRKIRAALRDLLKKKRDKREQERGSRQQDLRQQGLSKGGTAGGFVSVGRASMNQQPPTNKASGQPSPSASTPFNRTAGSKASPAADTTPTSPSSAAPNVKNVKQMLLDWCRAKTEPYEGVHIQNFSSSWGDGIAFCALVHRFFPDAFEYSILNPYAPRENFQLAFDTAERLAGCPPLLDADDLVRMKEPDWKCVYTYIQEFYRCLVEKGLVKTKKRT; from the exons ATGGAGTCCAAACCTGACGGTGGACCAGCAGTGTCCAATAGTCCCTCTGGCTCGTTGACCAGCCAAGAACTGGCTGCTATTGAGGATGAAGAGGTTCTCAACAAGATG CTCGACAATACAGAAGATTTTGAACAGAGACGAAAGATTCGCGCTGCATTAAGGGACCTGCTCAAGAAAAAGAGAG ATAAACGGGAGCAGGAGCGAGGGTCCAGGCAGCAGGACTTGAGACAGCAGGGTCTGAGCAAAGGAGGAACAGCAGGAGGATTTGTTAGCGTGGGAAGAGCATCGATGAACCAGCAGCCACCAACAAACA AGGCGTCAGGCCAGCCATCTCCATCGGCCTCTACTCCCTTCAACAGGACAGCAGGCAG CAAGGCCAGCCCTGCTGCAGACACAACCCCaacctctccttcctctgcagCACccaatgttaaaaatgtcaaacaaatgcTTCTGGATTGGTGCAGGGCCAAAACGGAGCCATATGAG GGTGTACACATCCAGAATTTCTCCTCCAGTTGGGGTGATGGCATAGCCTTCTGCGCCTTGGTGCACCGCTTCTTTCCTGATGCGTTCGAGTACTCCATCCTCAACCCTTATGCGCCCAGGGAAAACTTCCAGCTGGCTTTCGACACTGCAGA GAGACTGGCAGGCTGCCCCCCTCTGCTGGACGCTGATGATTTAGTCCGGATGAAAGAGCCCGACTGGAagtgtgtgtacacatacatCCAGGAGTTCTACCGCTGCCTGGTGGAGAAAGGCCTGGTCAAAACCAAGAAGCGAACATAG